The following coding sequences are from one Candidatus Methylomirabilota bacterium window:
- a CDS encoding type II toxin-antitoxin system HicB family antitoxin codes for MRYGVVIEKAKRNYSAYVPDLPGCVATGRTVREVSREIRRAVRFHVEGLKKEGLRVPQPTTICDYVEA; via the coding sequence ATGCGATACGGAGTGGTGATCGAGAAGGCCAAGAGGAACTACTCGGCGTACGTCCCGGACCTTCCTGGATGCGTCGCCACGGGACGCACGGTGCGAGAGGTCTCTCGCGAGATCAGAAGGGCCGTGCGCTTCCACGTGGAAGGGCTCAAGAAGGAGGGCCTCCGGGTGCCTCAACCGACGACGATCTGCGATTATGTGGAGGCGTAG
- a CDS encoding NIPSNAP family protein encodes MIYEYRAYYVMPGRMPDIQKRFAEVTMNLFKKHGIRVVGFWETVVGESNELVYICAYDDLAHRQRVWAAFMADPEWQAARKASEVNGPLVERVVNKIWKPTSFSPLQ; translated from the coding sequence GTGATCTACGAATACCGCGCGTACTACGTCATGCCCGGCCGCATGCCCGACATCCAGAAGCGCTTCGCCGAGGTCACGATGAACCTCTTCAAGAAGCACGGGATCCGCGTCGTCGGCTTCTGGGAGACGGTCGTCGGCGAGTCGAACGAGCTCGTCTACATCTGCGCCTACGACGACCTCGCCCACCGGCAGCGGGTGTGGGCGGCGTTCATGGCCGACCCGGAGTGGCAGGCGGCGCGGAAGGCGAGCGAGGTGAACGGCCCCCTCGTCGAGCGCGTCGTCAACAAGATCTGGAAGCCGACGAGCTTCTCCCCGCTGCAATAG
- a CDS encoding CsgG/HfaB family protein: MALGCVLSGCAQLEQPGGPKREATTEHIPGIAAVQAEAYDGPKARIAVKDFEDKMSSTGVYRAEYGRGMRDMLTTALFQTNRYIVLEREKLEGVIQELRSGTSDLHRQEATVPLGELEGAELLVTAAVTGFDPGTSGGGITIGGIPGGFGSILGGLGYRKASIAMDLRVIDVRTGRIVAATSAHGEATTVAAGVSGPMGAGLGGFAKTPMETAVREMIKKAVDFVVGKTPGVYYRHSTTSGAAPAAPKAVAPIRTDRDPNVVARLTDATVRGAVLTVVVSLTLDGSKAQSEKLELVPGKSLLLDYATGQTYAVISADGFTSGQLKAGDVKTLRVTFRAPRSAREVAVTLSGLGTFDDVRLAPATGGREAP, from the coding sequence GTGGCGCTCGGATGTGTCCTGAGCGGCTGCGCCCAGCTGGAGCAGCCCGGGGGTCCGAAGCGGGAGGCGACGACCGAGCACATTCCGGGCATCGCGGCCGTGCAGGCCGAGGCCTACGACGGCCCGAAGGCGCGGATCGCCGTCAAGGACTTCGAGGACAAGATGTCGAGCACGGGCGTCTACCGCGCCGAGTACGGGCGCGGGATGCGCGACATGCTGACGACGGCGCTCTTCCAGACGAACCGCTACATCGTGCTCGAGCGCGAGAAGCTCGAGGGCGTGATCCAGGAGCTCCGGAGCGGGACCTCCGACCTCCACCGGCAAGAGGCGACGGTCCCGCTCGGCGAGCTGGAGGGCGCGGAACTCCTCGTGACCGCGGCCGTCACGGGGTTCGATCCCGGCACCTCGGGGGGCGGCATCACGATCGGCGGGATCCCCGGCGGATTCGGCTCGATCCTCGGCGGCCTCGGGTACAGGAAAGCCTCGATCGCGATGGACCTGCGGGTGATCGACGTCCGCACCGGGCGCATCGTCGCGGCGACCAGCGCCCATGGCGAGGCGACGACCGTCGCGGCCGGCGTCAGCGGCCCGATGGGCGCCGGCCTCGGCGGCTTCGCGAAGACGCCGATGGAGACGGCGGTCCGCGAGATGATCAAGAAGGCAGTCGACTTCGTCGTCGGCAAGACGCCGGGCGTCTACTATCGCCATAGCACGACGAGCGGCGCGGCGCCGGCGGCGCCGAAGGCCGTGGCCCCGATCCGCACCGACCGCGACCCGAACGTGGTCGCCCGGCTCACGGACGCGACCGTCCGGGGTGCGGTCCTCACGGTCGTGGTCTCGCTCACGCTGGACGGGAGCAAGGCGCAGTCCGAGAAGCTCGAGCTCGTGCCCGGCAAGAGCCTCCTGCTCGACTACGCCACGGGCCAGACCTACGCGGTGATCAGCGCCGACGGGTTCACGTCGGGCCAGCTCAAGGCGGGCGACGTGAAGACGCTGCGCGTGACGTTCAGGGCGCCGCGGAGCGCGCGGGAGGTCGCCGTGACGCTCTCCGGCCTCGGGACCTTCGACGACGTGAGGCTCGCGCCGGCCACGGGCGGGAGAGAAGCGCCGTGA
- a CDS encoding MaoC family dehydratase gives MAGKYFEELEVGQTFKHQPGRTVTEADNVFFTCLTMNPQPLHLDFHAASKAEFGKPLVNSLLTLGIAVGLSVGETTLGTTVGNLGFEKVEFPRPVFHGDTVYSETEVVGKRESKSRPQWGIVTFEHRARNQHGEVVMVARRNAMMRRKTA, from the coding sequence ATGGCGGGCAAGTACTTCGAAGAGCTCGAGGTGGGACAGACCTTCAAGCACCAGCCCGGGCGCACGGTCACCGAGGCCGACAACGTCTTCTTCACTTGCCTCACCATGAACCCGCAGCCGCTGCACCTCGATTTCCACGCGGCGTCGAAGGCCGAGTTCGGCAAGCCGCTCGTCAACAGCCTCCTCACCCTCGGGATCGCCGTCGGGCTCTCGGTCGGCGAGACGACGCTCGGCACGACGGTCGGGAATCTCGGGTTCGAAAAGGTCGAATTCCCCAGGCCGGTCTTCCACGGCGATACCGTCTATTCGGAGACGGAGGTCGTGGGCAAGCGGGAGTCGAAGTCGCGTCCGCAGTGGGGCATCGTCACCTTCGAGCATCGAGCGCGGAACCAGCACGGCGAGGTCGTCATGGTCGCGCGCCGTAACGCGATGATGCGGAGGAAGACCGCGTGA
- a CDS encoding CoA ester lyase: MSRRRSLHFVPGGNEKMLAKALTLPADGLILDLEDAVPPDRKAATRPIVAEWLGGRAFGGRERWVRMNPISGPLGREDLETTIAARPDGYVVPKPRHAGDVREIAQALDRLEQRHGIPHGATRLTLIATETPEGLLNIREVATASPRVVAISWGVEDLGAAMGLARVRDAEGRYLDIPRHARVMCAVAAAAAGVEALDTVYTDIADLAGLRRECEDAVAMGFTGKISIHPSQVPVINDAFTPSKEAVAEARELVAAFAEHARRGVYAFTFRGRMVDAPHLAGAKKLLARAGE, from the coding sequence GTGAGCCGCCGGCGCTCGCTCCACTTCGTCCCGGGCGGCAACGAGAAGATGCTCGCCAAGGCGCTCACGCTGCCCGCCGACGGCCTCATCCTCGACCTCGAGGACGCGGTCCCGCCCGACCGCAAGGCGGCGACGCGCCCGATCGTGGCGGAGTGGCTCGGCGGCCGCGCGTTCGGCGGCCGCGAGCGCTGGGTGCGGATGAATCCGATCTCGGGCCCGCTCGGCCGCGAGGATCTGGAGACGACGATCGCGGCGCGGCCCGACGGCTACGTGGTGCCGAAGCCGCGCCACGCCGGCGACGTGCGCGAGATCGCCCAGGCGCTCGACCGCCTCGAGCAGCGCCACGGGATCCCCCACGGCGCGACGCGGCTCACGCTGATCGCGACGGAGACGCCCGAGGGGCTCCTGAACATCCGCGAGGTCGCGACGGCGTCGCCGCGCGTCGTGGCCATCTCCTGGGGCGTCGAGGACCTCGGCGCCGCCATGGGGCTCGCCCGCGTGCGGGACGCCGAGGGGCGCTACCTCGACATTCCCCGTCACGCGCGCGTCATGTGCGCCGTGGCGGCGGCCGCCGCGGGCGTCGAGGCGCTCGACACCGTCTACACCGACATCGCCGACCTCGCGGGCCTCCGGCGCGAGTGCGAGGACGCGGTCGCGATGGGATTCACCGGCAAGATCTCGATCCACCCGAGCCAGGTCCCGGTGATCAACGACGCCTTCACGCCCTCGAAGGAGGCTGTCGCCGAGGCCCGCGAGCTGGTCGCCGCGTTCGCGGAGCACGCGCGCCGCGGCGTCTACGCGTTCACGTTCAGGGGCCGGATGGTGGACGCGCCGCACCTCGCGGGCGCGAAGAAACTGCTGGCTCGCGCGGGAGAATAG
- a CDS encoding zinc-dependent alcohol dehydrogenase family protein, whose amino-acid sequence MLAAQAPIETRPLRLEQRPVPEPARGEVLVSVLACGVCRTDLHVVEGDLPLVRSPIVPGHQVVGRVELAGRDATRFAAGERVGIAWLRATCGACGFCASGRENLCERAEFTGWHADGGFADYAVVPEAFAYRIPEAFTDAEAAPLLCAGIIGYRALKRAEVRPGGRLGIYGFGSSAHVALQVARARGVEVYVCTRGASRRELARRLGAAWVGDVRDAMPAPADGTIIFAPAGDLVPVALRNLARGGTLALAGIHMTPVPALDYARELFHERQVRSVTANTRADGEELLAEAARIPIRPETTAFDLPDANRALELLKHGGFPGSGVLLTGSRSRVSSPHS is encoded by the coding sequence GTGCTCGCCGCCCAGGCGCCGATCGAGACGCGGCCGCTCAGGCTCGAGCAACGGCCCGTCCCGGAGCCCGCGCGGGGCGAGGTCCTCGTCAGCGTCCTGGCGTGCGGCGTGTGCCGGACCGACCTCCACGTCGTCGAGGGCGACCTGCCGCTCGTCCGCTCGCCGATCGTGCCCGGCCACCAGGTCGTCGGCCGCGTGGAGCTCGCGGGCCGCGACGCCACGCGTTTTGCGGCCGGCGAGCGCGTCGGCATCGCCTGGCTCCGCGCGACCTGCGGCGCCTGCGGCTTCTGCGCCTCGGGCCGTGAGAACCTCTGCGAGCGGGCCGAGTTCACCGGCTGGCACGCCGACGGCGGGTTCGCCGACTACGCCGTCGTCCCCGAGGCGTTCGCGTACCGGATCCCTGAAGCCTTCACCGACGCCGAGGCGGCGCCGCTCCTCTGCGCCGGCATCATCGGCTACCGCGCGCTCAAGCGCGCCGAGGTCCGGCCGGGCGGCAGGCTCGGCATCTACGGCTTCGGCTCGTCGGCGCACGTCGCGCTGCAGGTCGCGCGCGCCCGCGGCGTGGAGGTCTACGTGTGCACGCGCGGGGCCTCGCGGCGTGAGCTCGCGCGCCGCCTCGGCGCCGCGTGGGTCGGCGACGTCCGCGACGCGATGCCCGCGCCGGCGGACGGCACGATCATCTTCGCGCCCGCGGGGGATCTCGTGCCCGTCGCGCTCCGGAACCTCGCGCGGGGTGGGACGCTCGCCCTGGCCGGCATCCACATGACGCCCGTGCCCGCGCTCGACTACGCGCGCGAGCTCTTCCACGAGCGTCAGGTGCGGAGCGTGACGGCGAACACGCGCGCCGACGGCGAAGAGCTGCTCGCGGAGGCCGCGCGGATCCCGATCCGCCCGGAGACGACGGCGTTCGACCTCCCGGACGCGAACCGGGCGCTCGAGCTCCTGAAGCACGGCGGCTTCCCGGGCTCGGGAGTGCTCTTGACCGGCTCGCGTTCTCGAGTATCATCGCCCCACTCATGA